Proteins found in one Homalodisca vitripennis isolate AUS2020 chromosome 4, UT_GWSS_2.1, whole genome shotgun sequence genomic segment:
- the LOC124361011 gene encoding KRAB-A domain-containing protein 2-like, whose protein sequence is MEEDSVSGGHSQKEWRERFMTTVIQSENEKLTHFNVLTKDKYQQLINEVETAANTDKKTPLQQRRLKRFGVIDIGGVKKLVAAGERNQDIKYYLTVDELYDVIDAAHGAVGHGGRDRMLAETSKKYANITKEEIQLYLSMCQSDNGREFVNKVISEVTQLWPELKIVHGKPRHSQSQGSVERANQDIENMLASWIADNKTTKWSEGLRYVQFMKNRAFHSGIKQSPYKAMFGMDPRVGLEQKLEHPSPN, encoded by the exons ATGGAGGAAGATTCTGTTAGTGGTGGGCATAGCCAGAAAGAATGGAGAGAAAGATTCATGACTACAGTTATACAAAGTGAAAACGAGAAATTAACACATTTCAATGTATTGACAAAAGATAAATACCAACAACTTATAAATGAAGTCGAAACTGCTGCAAACACAGATAAGAAGACCCCGTTGCAGCAGAGACGCCTGAAACGATTTGGTGTAATTGACATCGGAGGAGTAAAAAAATTGGTCGCAGCCGGTGAGAGAAACCAAGACATCAAGTACTATTTGACGGTAGATGAACTGTACGATGTTATCGATGCTGCTCACGGGGCAGTTGGTCACGGTGGCCGTGATAGAATGCTTGCCGAAACGTCAAAGAAATATGCCAATATTACGAAGGAAGAAATACAGCTTTATCTGTCAATGTGCCAA TCTGATAACGGaagagaatttgttaataaagttatttctgAAGTAACACAGTTGTGGCCAGAGTTGAAAATTGTGCATGGTAAACCTCGGCACAGCCAAAGTCAGGGCTCAGTTGAAAGAGCCAATCAAGACATCGAAAACATGCTCGCATCTTGGATCGCTgataacaaaacaacaaagtGGTCTGAGGGGTTACGGTATGTACAATTCATGAAGAACAGAGCTTTCCATTCTGGTATTAAGCAATCTCCTTATAAAGCTATGTTCGGCATGGATCCTAGAGTCGGACTAGAACAAAAACTAGAACATCCTAGTCCAAACTAG